The following coding sequences are from one Methanococcoides methylutens window:
- a CDS encoding Na+/H+ antiporter subunit E — protein MKRYFIYSVALGLIWCFVHGTISSTNFLVGLILGPIVIYPFRELYDFTRKKSYANTIMKIPKQLKFLAVLLIEIIKANIIVAKIVLSPKLDIKPGIVAVPIRTETDIGITAIANTITLTPGTLTIDVSDDRKVLYVHAIDASDPEGLRESIRDDLEKYVLEAFE, from the coding sequence ATGAAACGATATTTCATATACTCAGTAGCTCTTGGACTGATATGGTGCTTTGTACACGGTACAATAAGTTCCACAAACTTCCTGGTGGGACTGATACTCGGACCTATAGTGATATACCCATTCCGGGAACTGTACGATTTCACAAGGAAAAAGTCATACGCCAATACAATAATGAAGATACCAAAACAGCTGAAGTTCCTGGCAGTCCTTCTGATCGAGATCATAAAAGCGAACATCATAGTCGCAAAGATCGTCCTCAGTCCTAAGCTGGACATAAAACCGGGAATTGTTGCAGTTCCAATACGCACAGAAACCGATATAGGCATAACTGCTATTGCCAATACGATCACCTTGACACCTGGAACACTTACAATCGATGTGTCAGATGACAGGAAAGTGCTTTATGTGCATGCCATCGATGCATCCGATCCAGAAGGATTGCGTGAGTCCATCAGGGATGATCTTGAAAAATATGTACTGGAGGCATTCGAATGA
- a CDS encoding NADH-quinone oxidoreductase subunit M has translation MIAEMSHLPILLIAVPILMAAIMLFLRSNAGLQKGVNITASFIMMALSFVLLWQVWNGGIQVYEVGEWGKYGIILVADLLSSGMVVLSSLVSFLALLYSLDYIEGKSLNSSYHSLFNLLVAGLNGTFLTGDIFNMFVFFEILLLSSCALVVANEKGGVTKSSDKMEATFKYLVLNMIGSIVMLIAVASLYATVGTLNMADLSVKISSMSAAGTLPWHIFAIALLFIVVFGNKAAIFPMHYWLPDVHPTAPSPISAMLSGVMIKVGAYGMLRVFFLIFRDALYLFQPIIIFLALATIIIGAVSAVGQKDVKRLLAYSSVSQIGYVFLGIGFGTVYALAAALVFLVNHAIAKSMLFLTSGGIIHHAGTRDMNKMGGMMKTSPVMSVAFLIGAMSIAGLPPMGGFIAKFVLFDAGLLAEYYIPIAIALFFAVFTLFYMFRAWLLMFWGEIRDVEKYGEYSSHKPSYMIVLPIITLAALAFVFGIYAEPLIALSQAIAEQLIDPQPYIDAVMTRVVR, from the coding sequence ATGATCGCAGAAATGTCACACCTACCAATACTACTGATAGCCGTGCCAATACTCATGGCTGCCATCATGCTCTTTTTGCGCTCCAACGCAGGGTTGCAGAAAGGAGTGAACATTACAGCATCATTCATTATGATGGCATTGAGCTTCGTTCTCCTCTGGCAGGTCTGGAACGGGGGAATCCAGGTCTATGAAGTAGGAGAATGGGGCAAATACGGCATCATACTTGTAGCCGACCTGCTAAGTTCAGGAATGGTAGTACTAAGCTCACTTGTATCCTTCCTCGCACTCCTCTACTCACTGGACTACATAGAAGGCAAGTCATTAAACTCCAGTTACCATTCACTCTTCAACCTGCTTGTAGCAGGACTTAACGGAACTTTCCTGACAGGAGACATCTTCAATATGTTCGTATTCTTTGAGATACTCCTGCTGTCCTCCTGCGCACTCGTAGTCGCAAACGAGAAAGGAGGAGTCACTAAAAGTTCCGACAAGATGGAAGCCACATTCAAGTACCTTGTACTGAACATGATAGGATCCATTGTAATGCTTATAGCAGTAGCTTCTCTTTACGCCACCGTAGGAACTCTCAACATGGCAGACCTCTCCGTCAAGATCAGCTCAATGAGCGCTGCCGGAACTCTTCCATGGCACATATTTGCTATTGCATTGCTCTTCATCGTTGTATTCGGAAACAAAGCAGCAATATTCCCCATGCACTACTGGCTTCCGGATGTGCACCCCACTGCACCATCACCCATCAGCGCAATGCTTAGCGGAGTGATGATAAAGGTCGGTGCTTACGGCATGCTCAGGGTATTCTTCCTGATCTTCAGGGATGCACTGTACCTATTCCAACCCATCATAATATTCCTGGCTCTTGCAACGATCATTATCGGAGCAGTATCCGCGGTCGGACAAAAGGATGTTAAGAGACTGTTAGCATATTCCAGTGTCAGCCAGATAGGATATGTATTCCTGGGAATTGGTTTCGGAACTGTCTATGCACTCGCAGCAGCTCTTGTGTTCCTGGTGAACCATGCAATTGCAAAGTCCATGTTGTTCCTGACCTCAGGAGGAATCATACACCATGCAGGAACAAGGGACATGAACAAAATGGGAGGAATGATGAAAACAAGCCCTGTAATGAGCGTTGCTTTCCTGATAGGTGCCATGTCCATTGCAGGACTACCCCCAATGGGTGGTTTCATTGCAAAGTTCGTACTCTTTGACGCAGGACTTCTTGCAGAGTATTATATACCCATTGCTATAGCCCTTTTCTTTGCAGTCTTCACCCTGTTCTACATGTTCAGGGCCTGGCTCCTGATGTTCTGGGGAGAGATAAGGGACGTTGAAAAATATGGAGAATACTCCTCACACAAACCTTCCTACATGATAGTATTACCCATAATAACACTTGCAGCACTGGCATTCGTCTTTGGAATCTATGCTGAACCGCTGATAGCCCTGTCACAGGCAATAGCGGAACAACTGATCGATCCACAACCCTATATTGATGCAGTGATGACGAGGGTGGTAAGATGA
- a CDS encoding cation:proton antiporter, whose product MNSLLLDISLTFMVIAIIPCIYRVIKGPTIPDRVIAVDAMTTVIVAILGIYSYVQGSVFFMDVALVLAIISFVGTVTISKYLDEGAVF is encoded by the coding sequence ATGAACTCATTACTACTTGACATATCACTGACATTCATGGTCATCGCCATCATACCATGCATATACAGAGTCATTAAAGGACCTACAATACCCGATCGTGTGATAGCCGTGGATGCCATGACAACGGTCATTGTTGCAATACTTGGTATCTACTCATACGTGCAGGGATCAGTATTCTTCATGGATGTTGCCCTTGTACTTGCAATCATATCATTTGTCGGCACCGTTACAATATCCAAATACCTTGATGAGGGGGCGGTATTCTGA
- a CDS encoding signal recognition particle protein Srp54, with protein sequence MVMDKLGSSLQDALKKLVGAGRIDEKTVNEVVKDIQRALLQADVNVKLVMKMSSHIKERALKEEVPSGMNPREHVIRIVYQELINIVGKSADIPLKPQKIMMIGLQGSGKTTTTSKLSRYFQRKGLKPAVVCADTFRPGAFQQLSTLCTKLNVPFYGEEGNPDAVGIVERGLKELEKNDVLIVDTAGRHSLEADLIDEMEQIHKVAQPDYKLLVLDGAIGQQASEQAKAFNDSVGISGVVISKLDGTAKGGGALSAVSETNSSIAFIGVGETPDDLEKFEPDRFISRLLGMGDIKSLIEKAEETFSEEDIDMEAMMKGRFTLKDMYSQLEAMNKMGPMKQIMQMLPMGGMGMKLSDDAYKVTEDKMGRYRILMDSMTEEELLNPRLIGSSRIKRISMGSGSNPEDVRELLKYHKMMQNAMKGLRGGKFNMQKMMKKFGM encoded by the coding sequence ATGGTAATGGACAAACTCGGCAGCTCCCTGCAGGATGCACTAAAAAAACTGGTTGGCGCCGGCCGTATAGATGAGAAAACGGTCAATGAGGTTGTAAAAGATATACAGAGGGCATTACTTCAGGCAGATGTCAATGTCAAGCTTGTTATGAAGATGTCCAGTCACATAAAGGAGCGTGCATTGAAGGAGGAAGTCCCTTCAGGCATGAATCCTCGTGAACATGTTATCAGGATCGTCTATCAGGAACTTATCAATATTGTGGGCAAGAGTGCTGACATTCCTCTAAAGCCGCAGAAGATCATGATGATCGGTCTGCAGGGTAGCGGTAAGACAACTACTACCTCAAAGCTTTCACGCTATTTCCAGAGGAAAGGTTTGAAACCAGCTGTCGTTTGTGCTGACACCTTCCGTCCGGGTGCATTCCAGCAGCTCAGTACTCTCTGTACTAAACTGAACGTGCCGTTCTACGGTGAAGAGGGCAATCCTGATGCAGTTGGCATTGTGGAAAGGGGTCTGAAAGAGCTCGAAAAGAACGATGTCCTTATTGTGGATACGGCTGGCAGACACTCGCTGGAAGCTGATCTTATCGATGAGATGGAGCAGATCCACAAGGTCGCACAACCTGATTACAAATTGCTTGTACTTGACGGTGCTATTGGCCAGCAGGCAAGTGAACAAGCAAAGGCATTCAATGATTCGGTTGGCATTTCCGGTGTTGTGATCTCCAAACTGGATGGTACTGCTAAGGGTGGTGGCGCACTATCTGCTGTTTCTGAAACGAATTCATCCATTGCATTTATTGGGGTGGGTGAGACTCCGGATGATCTTGAGAAATTTGAGCCGGACAGGTTCATCTCCAGACTTCTGGGAATGGGTGACATTAAATCACTTATTGAAAAGGCAGAGGAGACATTTTCTGAAGAAGACATTGACATGGAAGCCATGATGAAGGGTCGTTTCACTCTTAAGGATATGTACTCCCAGCTTGAGGCCATGAATAAGATGGGTCCAATGAAGCAGATCATGCAGATGCTGCCTATGGGTGGTATGGGTATGAAACTTTCAGACGATGCATACAAGGTCACCGAGGATAAAATGGGACGTTATCGTATCCTTATGGATTCTATGACTGAGGAAGAATTGCTTAACCCAAGGCTTATCGGCAGTTCCAGGATCAAAAGGATCTCAATGGGTTCAGGAAGCAATCCTGAGGATGTGCGTGAACTTTTGAAGTATCATAAGATGATGCAAAACGCAATGAAAGGACTTCGTGGTGGAAAGTTCAACATGCAGAAAATGATGAAAAAATTCGGTATGTGA
- a CDS encoding NADH-quinone oxidoreductase subunit K — protein MNNTLLTITISLLFGIGTFLMLRRDIIKVIIGLSVLSHAVNLLIVSTGIFDGTKVPIITGSGHEGEASGIIFNDNLADGVLAPVVSASTHVDFVDPLVQALVLTAIVISLATTAFILILAYRIYEEYGTTDIRELRRLWG, from the coding sequence ATGAATAATACATTACTTACAATTACGATCTCACTACTCTTCGGCATAGGCACATTCCTTATGCTAAGAAGGGACATCATAAAGGTCATAATTGGACTGTCAGTTTTATCCCATGCGGTGAACCTGCTTATCGTCTCTACCGGAATATTTGATGGCACAAAAGTACCCATCATCACAGGCTCCGGGCATGAAGGAGAAGCATCCGGCATAATATTCAACGATAATCTTGCAGATGGAGTTCTGGCACCTGTAGTCTCTGCCTCAACACATGTGGACTTCGTTGACCCGCTTGTTCAGGCACTTGTACTAACTGCAATTGTGATCAGCCTCGCAACAACAGCATTCATACTGATCCTTGCTTACAGGATATATGAAGAATATGGGACCACTGACATACGTGAGCTCAGGAGGCTGTGGGGATGA
- the mnhG gene encoding monovalent cation/H(+) antiporter subunit G has translation MDIALDVASTILLLIGVFFVFLGMVGLLRLPDVYNRLHATTKIGTLGTFGVMMSILVKVGFSPIGVKAITVGLFLFLTAPIAAHMIGRAAHRHGVGLCKGSVIDEYGKDCQKESCPIGKLKAKSE, from the coding sequence ATGGATATTGCACTGGATGTAGCAAGTACCATACTGCTCCTGATCGGAGTATTCTTCGTGTTCCTGGGCATGGTCGGACTACTGCGCCTGCCGGATGTCTATAACAGGCTCCATGCAACCACAAAGATCGGCACCCTGGGTACCTTCGGAGTGATGATGAGCATCCTTGTGAAGGTAGGTTTCAGCCCCATAGGAGTAAAGGCCATAACAGTTGGCCTGTTCCTGTTCCTGACCGCACCTATTGCAGCCCACATGATCGGAAGAGCAGCTCACAGGCATGGCGTTGGCCTATGCAAGGGATCAGTCATCGACGAGTATGGCAAAGACTGCCAAAAAGAATCTTGCCCCATAGGCAAATTAAAAGCAAAGTCTGAATAA
- a CDS encoding monovalent cation/H+ antiporter subunit B: protein MTTIITKTITKVCIPLVILFSISLLLAGHNNPGGGFIGGVMFASVIALMYVVFGLKYVKTFFDPDWAKWFGFGLMLASLTAFAAMFFGHNFFRSAVEFVHLPLFGEIELVSAGLFDIGVYFVVIGSLLFIFKNVGDDNE from the coding sequence ATGACCACAATAATAACTAAAACAATAACGAAAGTATGCATCCCCCTGGTCATCCTCTTCTCCATATCCCTGCTACTTGCAGGTCATAATAACCCCGGAGGAGGATTTATCGGAGGCGTGATGTTCGCATCGGTCATTGCACTGATGTATGTAGTATTCGGACTGAAATATGTAAAAACATTCTTTGACCCCGACTGGGCCAAGTGGTTCGGATTCGGGCTCATGCTGGCATCATTGACCGCATTCGCAGCGATGTTCTTCGGACATAACTTCTTCAGGAGTGCTGTGGAGTTCGTCCACCTTCCGTTGTTCGGAGAAATTGAACTCGTATCTGCCGGACTCTTTGATATCGGCGTTTATTTCGTAGTGATAGGATCACTACTATTCATCTTCAAGAACGTAGGTGATGACAATGAATAA
- a CDS encoding L-threonylcarbamoyladenylate synthase yields the protein MNMKSRTLVFKSDDKDFEAGLKQAAGIIREGGTVAFPTETVYGLGADALNADAVHKIFKAKGRPADNPLIVHIANIDQCSELAEEIPANAFKLMEQFWPGPLTLILKAKDVVPDVTTGGLNTVGLRVPDNPVALELIQRSDKTLAAPSANTSGSPSPTTAEHVFNDLDGKIDAILDGGPTDIGLESTVVDMTGDIPTILRPGHITAEDIRKCVGDVRIGYADRTLEESEVARSPGMKYTHYSPKTKVILIEGNIKDVHKAMTEIVLDCHREGERVGLFVTEETAKVVNADEIYSLGKRNTPSQAARSIFMGLRHLDSTNIDLIIVDGTLNKEGIGAAVFNRLRKAADRIINA from the coding sequence ATGAACATGAAAAGCAGGACATTGGTCTTTAAAAGTGATGATAAGGACTTTGAAGCAGGACTTAAACAAGCTGCCGGCATAATCAGGGAAGGAGGAACAGTTGCCTTTCCGACCGAGACTGTGTATGGCCTCGGTGCCGATGCACTGAACGCCGATGCAGTACATAAGATATTCAAGGCAAAAGGCAGGCCTGCCGACAATCCCCTCATAGTTCATATAGCAAATATAGACCAGTGTTCTGAACTTGCAGAAGAGATACCTGCAAACGCTTTCAAACTTATGGAACAATTCTGGCCAGGGCCCCTTACCCTCATTCTAAAGGCAAAGGACGTTGTTCCCGATGTAACCACCGGCGGGCTTAACACCGTAGGCCTGAGGGTGCCAGACAACCCCGTAGCCCTTGAGCTTATCCAAAGATCAGATAAAACATTAGCTGCGCCCAGTGCCAATACGTCCGGAAGTCCAAGCCCCACAACTGCTGAGCATGTTTTTAACGACCTGGATGGTAAGATCGATGCCATTCTGGATGGTGGCCCTACAGACATAGGACTTGAATCCACTGTTGTTGATATGACAGGCGACATACCTACCATATTGCGCCCTGGACATATCACCGCAGAAGACATCAGGAAATGTGTTGGTGATGTACGGATCGGATATGCAGACAGAACACTTGAAGAGAGTGAGGTCGCACGCTCACCAGGCATGAAATATACTCACTACTCACCAAAGACGAAGGTAATTCTTATCGAAGGCAACATTAAAGATGTCCACAAAGCAATGACCGAGATTGTGTTGGACTGCCATCGGGAAGGAGAAAGAGTAGGTCTTTTTGTTACCGAGGAAACTGCAAAAGTCGTTAATGCCGATGAAATATACTCCCTCGGGAAAAGGAATACGCCATCACAAGCTGCCCGTAGTATATTTATGGGTCTGCGACATCTTGATAGTACAAATATTGATCTCATCATAGTCGATGGGACACTGAATAAGGAAGGTATTGGAGCAGCGGTCTTTAATCGATTGAGGAAAGCAGCTGACAGGATAATCAATGCATAA